A single genomic interval of Methanofastidiosum sp. harbors:
- a CDS encoding tyrosine-type recombinase/integrase: MDIHKGKIRYENQMALLEKSNICEENKTAIMEFKSYLIATRIGLHRTIRYMSSLRLVCERYNDKPFSEWGLKDTTEVLEKIEMLDISLHTKNEFQKGLRRFFKWYKGEKWEGIEPLRGNRRVDRKPDILTKDEVFSLIDSAKHPRDKAMIALLYEGGFRIGELASIKFKDIEFNKFGGKVKVSGKTGERLVPFVFSESYIKNWMQMHPCPGEDTDLFVGLGMRNYGKPLYYDVYSLVLKKAVKNAGLKKKITPHLLRHARATHLASKLTESEMCHYLGWQMGSDMPRIYVHLSGRDIDKAIYNKVYGFETDEKKRKRIPKTLNMPKMQRKLRPYIRVLLPLRDVVRGR; this comes from the coding sequence ATGGACATTCACAAGGGAAAAATAAGATATGAAAATCAAATGGCTCTGCTGGAGAAATCAAACATCTGTGAAGAAAATAAAACTGCGATAATGGAATTCAAAAGTTACCTAATAGCCACGAGGATTGGTTTGCATAGAACTATCAGATACATGTCTTCGCTAAGATTAGTTTGCGAGAGGTACAATGATAAGCCTTTTTCTGAGTGGGGATTAAAAGATACGACAGAAGTTCTAGAAAAAATTGAAATGCTGGATATATCCCTTCATACAAAAAATGAATTCCAGAAGGGCCTTAGAAGATTCTTCAAATGGTACAAGGGAGAAAAATGGGAAGGAATTGAACCCTTAAGAGGCAACAGAAGGGTTGATAGAAAACCCGATATTCTCACAAAGGATGAAGTATTCTCGTTAATTGATTCAGCTAAGCATCCCAGGGATAAGGCCATGATTGCACTCCTCTATGAAGGTGGATTTAGGATAGGGGAGCTTGCATCAATTAAATTTAAGGACATAGAGTTCAACAAGTTTGGTGGCAAGGTAAAAGTTAGTGGAAAGACGGGGGAGAGGCTAGTTCCTTTTGTTTTCTCTGAATCCTACATTAAGAACTGGATGCAGATGCATCCATGTCCTGGGGAGGATACAGATCTTTTTGTTGGGCTAGGAATGAGGAATTATGGCAAACCCCTCTATTATGATGTCTATAGCCTCGTATTGAAAAAGGCGGTGAAAAATGCAGGACTAAAAAAGAAGATTACCCCACATCTTTTGCGCCATGCACGTGCCACGCATCTGGCCTCAAAACTGACAGAGTCAGAAATGTGCCATTACCTTGGTTGGCAGATGGGCTCAGACATGCCAAGGATATATGTCCACCTATCAGGTAGGGATATTGATAAGGCCATCTACAACAAAGTCTATGGATTTGAAACTGATGAAAAAAAAAGAAAAAGAATCCCTAAAACCCTTAATATGCCCAAGATGCAAAGAAAACTGCGGCCCTACATCAGAGTTCTGCTACCGCTGCGGGATGTCGTTAGAGGAAGATAA
- a CDS encoding DUF2284 domain-containing protein, whose amino-acid sequence MSGLYRAFAYYAGTCRLCDVCPAESLENPSLFDKKKCVNRRIARPSMEGAGIDVFKTARNAGYQLDVVKEENTCFKSFCLLLLE is encoded by the coding sequence TTGAGCGGACTCTACAGGGCATTTGCATACTACGCAGGAACATGCAGGCTTTGCGATGTTTGCCCTGCGGAAAGCCTGGAAAATCCAAGTTTATTTGACAAAAAGAAGTGCGTTAATCGAAGAATTGCAAGGCCCTCAATGGAAGGTGCAGGGATTGATGTTTTCAAGACTGCAAGAAACGCAGGCTACCAACTAGATGTAGTAAAAGAAGAAAATACTTGTTTTAAGAGTTTTTGCTTACTGCTGCTGGAATAA
- a CDS encoding DUF2284 domain-containing protein, with the protein MEDGIEKIKNMAIEKGANSVKIIPISDISVNDWVRQKCEFGCRQYGKRFACPPYVQPPDETRKRLNEYSKAMLIEFTDLRERGEWRQIQRNMASLER; encoded by the coding sequence ATGGAAGATGGTATTGAAAAAATAAAAAACATGGCCATTGAAAAGGGTGCAAACTCTGTTAAAATAATACCCATATCGGACATATCTGTAAATGATTGGGTCAGGCAGAAGTGCGAATTTGGGTGCCGACAGTACGGGAAAAGGTTTGCATGCCCCCCTTACGTGCAGCCGCCTGATGAGACAAGAAAAAGGTTAAATGAGTACAGCAAAGCAATGTTAATTGAATTTACGGACCTTAGAGAAAGAGGAGAGTGGAGACAAATCCAAAGAAATATGGCAAGCCTTGAAAGGTAG
- a CDS encoding winged helix-turn-helix domain-containing protein: MDKDIKIEEELREIKSELSLIRKELRSMSATPLGQNNSTNAGDNFRGVISSLILDDLDQSLDNNLVSDCNKNPACKKAFRKILLDNQELIDSGKFNEENASKNKDKLGGMKKTAPYDKCEVCFGEVSELFGKQVRIARSMKIYKSKNESMSKLNQVSVDAIVSDFLEPVANIHRLQIVKSLANGTKSFSELSKITGLTGGNLLFHLQKLTENEIILQSHERGDYLITEKGHGILLAVLELCISMNLSNEEEK, translated from the coding sequence ATGGATAAAGACATCAAGATTGAAGAGGAGCTTAGGGAAATCAAATCTGAGCTTTCTTTGATTAGAAAAGAACTTCGGAGTATGTCTGCAACTCCATTAGGGCAAAATAATTCTACTAATGCCGGCGATAACTTTAGAGGGGTCATTTCGAGCTTGATTCTAGACGATCTTGACCAATCTCTAGATAACAATCTTGTAAGTGACTGCAACAAAAATCCGGCCTGTAAAAAAGCATTTCGAAAAATATTGCTTGATAATCAAGAACTGATAGACTCTGGTAAGTTTAACGAGGAAAATGCCTCTAAGAACAAAGATAAGTTAGGGGGCATGAAAAAAACTGCACCCTACGATAAATGCGAGGTGTGTTTTGGCGAAGTTTCAGAACTTTTCGGCAAACAGGTTAGAATAGCACGATCTATGAAAATCTATAAATCAAAAAACGAGAGCATGTCAAAACTCAATCAGGTCTCTGTCGATGCCATTGTATCAGACTTCCTTGAGCCTGTAGCCAATATACACAGATTGCAGATAGTAAAGTCTCTAGCCAACGGTACAAAAAGTTTTTCTGAGCTTTCAAAAATAACGGGCCTTACAGGGGGAAATCTGCTCTTCCATCTTCAAAAGCTTACCGAAAACGAAATAATACTTCAGTCCCATGAAAGGGGAGACTACTTAATTACTGAAAAAGGACATGGAATTTTATTGGCCGTTCTCGAACTATGCATCTCTATGAATCTTTCAAATGAAGAAGAAAAATAA
- a CDS encoding pyridoxamine 5'-phosphate oxidase family protein, producing MDMPQEVMDLIQEEHLVFAGTSGRDGVPNVSPKGSIAVLEKGKLVFAEIASPHTAKNLKENPNISLYVLNKDRSKGFQIKGKATLMDSGPIYENVSKALKEKMPQLPKANYAVLIDVKEIFPYKR from the coding sequence ATGGACATGCCACAAGAAGTTATGGATTTGATCCAGGAAGAGCATTTGGTATTTGCAGGAACATCAGGGCGGGATGGGGTTCCAAACGTTTCACCTAAAGGGAGCATTGCCGTATTAGAAAAAGGCAAACTTGTCTTTGCAGAAATTGCTTCACCCCATACTGCAAAAAACTTGAAGGAGAATCCAAACATATCCCTTTACGTTTTAAATAAGGACAGAAGCAAAGGATTCCAGATAAAGGGCAAAGCCACACTTATGGATTCAGGCCCAATTTATGAAAACGTTTCTAAAGCATTGAAAGAAAAAATGCCCCAACTGCCTAAAGCAAATTATGCCGTTTTGATAGATGTAAAGGAAATATTTCCATACAAGAGATAA